In Falco biarmicus isolate bFalBia1 chromosome 5, bFalBia1.pri, whole genome shotgun sequence, a single genomic region encodes these proteins:
- the LOC130149575 gene encoding zinc finger protein 239-like encodes MPAPSRNFVQLIDERGIYSTAKLVLGSAVGELEEVAAAGLPAHPKVGELEIREVIVDEKPFQCGVCEKAFKRAWELFSHEVVHNEERPFRCDLCQASFKRHSDFKSHRLVHTEERPFRCELCGKRFKRSSNLQEHRRIHSGERPFRCPRCAKSFKTPYELQRHALTHCAEKPFKCADCGKDFPTSNALLLHQRQHCDDKPHVCGVCGKKFTYGHSLKVHERVHTGDRPFVCPLCGKGFKQSNALSSHERVHTGERPFVCKTCGKAFKQSSYLVIHERAHTGERPYKCEVCGKAFARPSLLLQHHRVHSQERPYKCSFCHKFFKDLAYLAVHEKVHTGETPYKCSVCDKGFAHPSNLLQHQRVHRDG; translated from the coding sequence ATGCCCGCCCCAAGCCGGAACTTTGTGCAGCTGATCGACGAGCGCGGCATCTACTCCACGGCCaagctggtgctgggcagcgCGGTGGGCGAGCTGGAGGAGGTGGCGGCAGCGGGGCTGCCGGCCCACCCCAAGGTGGGCGAGCTGGAGATCCGCGAGGTGATCGTGGACGAGAAGCCCTTCCAGTGTGGCGTGTGCGAGAAAGCCTTCAAGCGAGCGTGGGAGCTCTTCAGCCACGAGGTGGTACACAACGAGGAGCGCCCCTTCCGCTGCGACCTCTGCCAGGCTTCCTTCAAACGCCACTCGGACTTCAAAAGCCACCGCCTGGTCCACACGGAGGAGCGGCCCTTCCGCTGCGAGCTCTGCGGCAAACGTTTCAAGCGTAGCTCCAACCTCCAAGAGCACCGGCGCATCCACAGCGGTGAGCGCCCCTTCCGCTGCCCCCGCTGCGCCAAGAGCTTCAAGACCCCCTACGAGCTGCAGCGCCACGCGCTCACCCACTGCGCAGAGAAGCCCTTCAAGTGCGCCGACTGTGGCAAGGACTTCCCCACCTCCAAcgccctcctcctccaccagcGCCAGCACTGCGATGACAAACCCCACGTCTGCGGGGTCTGCGGGAAGAAGTTCACCTACGGGCACAGCCTCAAGGTGCACGAGCGGGTGCACACGGGTGACCGCCCCTTCGTCTGCCCGCTCTGTGGCAAGGGCTTCAAGCAATCCAACGCCCTCTCTTCCCACGAGCGGGTGCACACGGGCGAGCGCCCTTTCGTCTGCAAAACCTGTGGCAAAGCCTTCAAGCAGTCGTCCTACCTGGTGATCCACGAGCGGGCGCACACAGGCGAGCGTCCCTACAAGTGCGAGGTGTGCGGGAAGGCTTTCGCCCGGCCCTCCTTGCTCCTCCAGCACCACCGCGTGCACAGCCAGGAGCGGCCCTACAAGTGCAGCTTCTGCCACAAGTTCTTCAAGGACCTGGCCTACCTGGCCGTGCACGAGAAGGTGCACACGGGCGAGACCCCTTACAAGTGCAGCGTCTGCGACAAGGGGTTTGCTCATCCCTCcaacctgctgcagcaccaacGCGTGCACCGCGATGGCTGA